Proteins from a genomic interval of Desulfovibrio piger:
- a CDS encoding LacI family DNA-binding transcriptional regulator — MQRSQRVTLADIAARSGVSTATASMILSERPDVSFSRETVLKVREAAEALGYRGIRRHRPSHLMAEKSVAILCPNVVNPYYATLVQSVQDAAARHDYDTMVFPTYRDAAVEARLLRTLSAASIGGIVFCAMPLCPAQAELANRETPVVVIGDRDASLNLDTVELNNYNAGVLVARYLIGLGHRSVACIATPLNKDNSARLRRLEGLRDVFREACPEGRFLVRTCTITPEQERGDLNIEHRTGYTLARRCMAERDITAFVAVNDMVAYGVLDAILESGARVPEDYSLCGFDNIYPSHFSRVGLTTVEHHIAEKGRSALEMLHNRITSGPGCSITRVEVMPELVVRSSTGPAPVQRQAGGPLGRPQDEDEGR, encoded by the coding sequence ATGCAACGCAGCCAGCGCGTCACTCTGGCAGACATCGCCGCCCGCAGCGGCGTCTCCACAGCCACCGCGTCCATGATCCTTTCGGAGCGGCCGGACGTCTCCTTCTCGCGCGAGACGGTCCTCAAGGTGCGCGAGGCGGCCGAGGCCCTCGGCTACCGGGGCATCCGGCGGCACCGGCCCTCGCACCTCATGGCCGAGAAGAGCGTGGCCATCCTCTGCCCCAATGTGGTCAACCCCTACTATGCGACCCTGGTGCAGTCCGTGCAGGATGCCGCCGCCCGGCACGACTACGACACCATGGTCTTCCCCACCTACCGTGATGCCGCTGTGGAGGCCCGCCTGCTGCGTACCCTGTCGGCCGCTTCCATCGGGGGCATCGTCTTCTGTGCCATGCCGCTGTGCCCGGCACAGGCCGAACTGGCCAACCGGGAGACGCCCGTGGTGGTCATCGGCGACAGGGACGCCAGCCTCAATCTGGATACGGTGGAACTCAACAACTATAACGCGGGCGTGCTGGTGGCCCGCTACCTCATCGGGCTGGGGCACCGTTCCGTCGCCTGCATCGCCACGCCCCTGAACAAGGACAATTCGGCACGGCTGCGGCGTCTGGAAGGCCTGCGCGACGTGTTCCGCGAGGCCTGTCCCGAAGGCCGCTTCCTTGTCCGCACCTGTACCATCACGCCCGAACAGGAGCGCGGCGACCTGAACATCGAGCACCGCACCGGCTACACTCTGGCCCGGCGCTGCATGGCCGAGCGGGACATCACGGCCTTCGTGGCCGTCAACGACATGGTGGCCTACGGCGTGCTGGACGCCATCCTGGAGAGCGGCGCACGGGTGCCGGAAGATTACAGCCTGTGCGGCTTCGACAATATCTATCCTTCGCACTTCTCGCGGGTGGGCCTGACCACGGTGGAGCACCACATCGCGGAAAAGGGCCGCAGCGCGCTGGAGATGCTCCACAACCGCATCACCAGCGGCCCCGGGTGCAGCATCACCCGCGTGGAGGTGATGCCGGAGCTGGTCGTGCGCAGCAGCACCGGGCCCGCGCCCGTACAGCGGCAGGCGGGCGGGCCGCTGGGCAGGCCGCAGGACGAAGACGAGGGGCGGTAA
- a CDS encoding tripartite tricarboxylate transporter substrate binding protein, translating to MNRFFLRILSVLALLLPLTANAAPVDEYPNGPITAVCTYSVGSQTDVQARICAMPAEKYFGQPIVILNKAGAGGLTGWNWFMDRGSRDGLTMTVYNLPNFIAQSIVKKNAKYSIRTLEPLANFAADPVVLFVSKDSPFNSVSDLVEFAKKNPGKVTLNGSGLFVGHHIALLLLAKEANVKLTYVPEKGGSDSLQSVMAGKVMGSFNNLSIAMRALDKIKVLGIADLQRHEFIPDVPTFIEQGYKTLDDATTNFRGYALPVGVDKAIVEKAAQQAYKMFNDPLVIENLKKTGVPYRILDRQAMLDIFAKREAILKDLLKPFVED from the coding sequence ATGAACCGCTTTTTCCTCCGCATCCTCAGTGTGCTGGCGCTGCTGCTGCCCCTGACTGCAAACGCGGCCCCTGTCGATGAGTATCCCAACGGCCCCATCACGGCCGTCTGTACGTATTCCGTCGGCTCACAGACGGATGTGCAGGCCCGTATCTGCGCCATGCCTGCCGAAAAATACTTCGGCCAGCCCATCGTCATCCTCAACAAGGCCGGTGCCGGCGGCCTGACGGGCTGGAACTGGTTCATGGACCGCGGCAGCCGTGACGGCCTGACCATGACCGTCTACAACCTGCCCAACTTCATCGCTCAGTCCATCGTCAAGAAGAATGCCAAGTACAGCATCCGCACCCTTGAGCCGCTGGCCAACTTTGCCGCTGACCCTGTCGTCCTGTTCGTGTCCAAGGATTCTCCCTTCAACAGCGTTTCCGACCTGGTGGAATTTGCCAAAAAGAATCCCGGCAAGGTGACCCTGAACGGTTCGGGCCTGTTCGTCGGCCACCATATCGCCCTGCTGCTCCTGGCCAAGGAAGCCAACGTCAAGCTGACCTACGTGCCTGAAAAGGGCGGCTCCGACTCTCTGCAGTCCGTCATGGCGGGCAAGGTCATGGGCAGCTTCAACAACCTGTCCATCGCCATGCGCGCCCTGGACAAGATCAAGGTCCTGGGCATCGCCGACCTGCAGCGTCATGAATTCATCCCCGATGTGCCCACCTTCATCGAACAGGGCTACAAGACCCTGGATGACGCGACCACCAACTTCCGCGGTTACGCCCTGCCCGTGGGCGTGGACAAGGCCATCGTGGAAAAGGCCGCCCAGCAGGCCTACAAGATGTTCAATGATCCGCTCGTCATCGAGAACCTGAAGAAGACCGGCGTGCCGTACCGCATCCTGGACCGCCAGGCCATGCTCGACATCTTTGCGAAGCGCGAAGCGATCCTGAAGGATCTGCTCAAGCCTTTCGTTGAAGATTAA
- the tnpA gene encoding IS200/IS605 family transposase encodes MSNYRKGSHSVFSIHLHLVWITKYRKKILSGDIAQRARSLIRGICEKHQVEILKGHIAPDHIHLFVSISPSLAVSKLMQQLKGRTAHAMINEFPLLRRQYWGRHMWARGYFCCSSGNVTDEVIKQYITQQEDADETFRIEGE; translated from the coding sequence ATGAGCAATTATCGTAAAGGCTCCCACAGTGTTTTTTCAATTCACCTGCACCTGGTCTGGATAACCAAGTACAGGAAAAAGATTTTGTCAGGCGACATCGCCCAGAGAGCCAGGTCGCTGATACGCGGCATCTGTGAAAAGCATCAGGTGGAAATTCTCAAAGGACATATAGCACCCGACCATATCCATCTTTTCGTTTCGATTTCACCAAGCCTTGCTGTGAGCAAGTTGATGCAACAACTGAAAGGCCGAACCGCGCATGCCATGATAAATGAATTTCCATTGTTGCGCCGCCAGTACTGGGGACGTCATATGTGGGCGCGTGGCTATTTCTGTTGCAGCAGTGGCAATGTGACCGATGAGGTCATTAAGCAATACATCACGCAACAGGAAGATGCAGATGAAACCTTCCGAATTGAGGGGGAATGA
- a CDS encoding MFS transporter encodes MNPPSQKQIRTVALASLLGATIEWYDFFLYGVVAGIVFNKLYFPTDDPFIGTLLAYSTFAIGYLARPFGAFVFGHFGDKIGRKSMLVLTMLIMGVATIGIGLVPPYAQIGIAAPIILQTFRLMQGLGLGGEWGGSVLMTYEYASKRERAFYASIPQMGLATGLCLSSGVVALLSASLTDQQFLEWGWRIAFLISVVLVGVALYIRLHILETPDFQKAKDSGKTADKTLPIVKVCRNHPGNIALGVGARWIDGVFFNVLAVFVISYLVQYISIERTQALTIVMIAALLMCPFILIAGRLADRYGRGMVYGVSSLLCGLSIFPSFWLMEGSGGSLFLIALAIIIPISVFYAGVFGPEAALFSDLFPPDVRYTGISIVYQFPGFLVAGIVPGLCTFLINWNEGDPLYVCLFTLLAAVTSALSAFAIQRKSIAAQRKHGDDAEHI; translated from the coding sequence ATGAATCCTCCCTCCCAGAAACAGATCCGTACCGTGGCCCTGGCCAGCCTGCTGGGCGCCACCATCGAATGGTACGATTTCTTCCTTTACGGCGTCGTGGCGGGCATCGTTTTCAACAAGCTCTACTTCCCCACCGACGACCCCTTCATCGGGACCCTGCTGGCCTACAGCACCTTTGCCATCGGTTACCTGGCCCGCCCGTTCGGCGCTTTCGTCTTCGGCCACTTCGGTGACAAGATCGGCCGCAAGAGCATGCTGGTGCTGACCATGCTCATCATGGGCGTGGCCACCATCGGCATCGGTCTGGTGCCCCCCTATGCCCAGATCGGCATCGCCGCTCCCATCATCCTCCAGACTTTCCGCCTCATGCAGGGCCTGGGCCTGGGCGGCGAATGGGGCGGCTCCGTGCTCATGACCTACGAATACGCCAGCAAGCGTGAGCGCGCCTTCTATGCCAGTATCCCCCAGATGGGCCTGGCCACGGGCCTGTGCCTGTCCTCCGGCGTGGTGGCCCTGCTCTCCGCCAGCCTGACCGACCAGCAGTTTCTGGAATGGGGCTGGCGCATCGCCTTCCTCATCAGCGTGGTGCTGGTGGGTGTGGCCCTGTACATCCGCCTGCACATCCTTGAGACCCCCGACTTCCAGAAGGCCAAGGATTCCGGCAAGACCGCCGACAAGACCCTGCCCATCGTCAAGGTCTGCCGCAACCATCCCGGCAACATCGCCCTGGGCGTGGGCGCCCGCTGGATCGACGGCGTGTTCTTCAACGTGCTGGCCGTGTTCGTCATCAGCTACCTGGTGCAGTACATCAGCATCGAGCGCACCCAGGCCCTGACCATCGTCATGATCGCGGCCCTGCTCATGTGCCCCTTCATCCTCATCGCCGGCCGCCTGGCCGACCGCTACGGCCGCGGCATGGTCTACGGTGTGTCCAGCCTGCTCTGCGGTCTGTCCATCTTCCCGTCGTTCTGGCTCATGGAAGGCAGCGGCGGCAGCCTCTTCCTCATCGCCCTGGCCATCATCATCCCCATCAGCGTGTTCTACGCCGGTGTCTTCGGCCCCGAAGCCGCCCTGTTCTCCGACCTGTTCCCGCCGGACGTGCGCTACACCGGCATCTCCATCGTCTACCAGTTCCCCGGCTTCCTGGTGGCCGGCATCGTGCCCGGCCTGTGTACCTTCCTCATCAACTGGAACGAAGGCGATCCCCTGTATGTCTGCCTCTTCACCCTGCTCGCGGCCGTGACCAGCGCCCTCTCGGCCTTTGCCATCCAGCGCAAGAGCATCGCCGCCCAGCGCAAGCACGGTGACGACGCCGAGCATATCTAG
- a CDS encoding rhodanese-like domain-containing protein — MSTVTAGISVHDLHKRLHEKNEFALLDVREQEEFSRSHILLACCAPLSRLELSVEALVPCKKTAVFVMDDGRSQDLDRSARAAAALTGMGYQDVSIVTGGLEAWEAAGFVTVNGVGALSKGFGEYVEEVQHTPRLTPEEIKALLDDPDERTIVIDVRPVNEYRNMNIPGSTNLPGCEVTYRLAEVVKDPDTTIIINCAGRTRSIIGTQTLINAGVPNRVVALKGGTMNWQLSGFDLEYGSPRPVPPSTEEGRRVAAQRIRQVAETYHVRFVEPRTVAEWQADAANRTLYLFDVRQPQEYAAGHIPGAVSAQGGQLVQATDEYAAVRNGRYVLMDDDELRAIMTAHWLQQMGLPEVFVLRGGIAAAAGILGGLAATEADHREEGVVPGGIEAAEAARMLEDEPGILCLNVGASNRHREQHVPAAKWVVRSFLPRVRAQYPDAGHILLTADQEKLAALAAQDAQKLWPEARIDFIRGGTPAWMRAGLPFATGMPCALCPEDDIWYRPYTDIHASKASMQGYFDWEFGLVEKINADGCVAFDVKQR; from the coding sequence ATGAGCACTGTCACTGCCGGCATATCTGTCCACGACCTGCACAAGCGGTTGCACGAAAAAAACGAATTTGCCCTGCTGGACGTACGGGAGCAGGAAGAATTCTCCAGATCACATATCCTGCTGGCCTGCTGTGCCCCCCTCAGCCGTCTCGAGCTCAGCGTCGAAGCGCTCGTCCCCTGCAAAAAGACCGCCGTTTTTGTGATGGATGACGGCCGCTCGCAAGACCTTGACAGGAGCGCCCGTGCCGCCGCGGCCCTGACCGGGATGGGCTATCAGGATGTCAGTATCGTCACAGGCGGTCTGGAGGCCTGGGAAGCGGCCGGTTTCGTCACCGTCAACGGGGTCGGCGCCCTGAGCAAGGGCTTTGGCGAATACGTCGAAGAAGTCCAGCATACGCCCCGCCTCACTCCCGAAGAGATCAAGGCCCTGCTGGATGATCCTGACGAGCGCACCATCGTCATCGATGTCAGGCCGGTGAACGAATACCGCAACATGAACATCCCGGGGAGCACCAACCTTCCCGGATGCGAAGTCACCTACCGGCTGGCCGAAGTGGTCAAGGATCCCGACACGACCATCATCATCAATTGCGCCGGACGGACACGGAGCATCATCGGCACCCAGACGCTGATCAATGCCGGTGTCCCCAACCGGGTCGTGGCCCTCAAGGGCGGCACCATGAACTGGCAGCTGTCCGGCTTCGATCTGGAATACGGTTCCCCCCGGCCCGTCCCCCCCAGCACAGAAGAAGGAAGACGCGTGGCCGCACAGCGTATCCGCCAGGTGGCCGAGACCTACCATGTCCGTTTCGTGGAGCCCCGGACGGTCGCCGAATGGCAGGCCGATGCCGCAAACAGGACCCTGTATCTTTTCGACGTGCGCCAGCCTCAGGAATATGCGGCCGGGCACATCCCCGGTGCCGTCTCGGCCCAGGGCGGGCAGCTCGTCCAGGCAACGGACGAATATGCGGCGGTCCGCAACGGCCGGTATGTGCTGATGGACGATGACGAACTCAGAGCCATCATGACGGCCCACTGGCTGCAGCAGATGGGGCTGCCGGAAGTGTTCGTCCTCAGGGGCGGCATCGCCGCTGCTGCCGGCATCCTGGGCGGTCTGGCCGCGACGGAGGCAGACCACCGGGAAGAAGGTGTCGTTCCCGGCGGTATCGAGGCGGCAGAGGCTGCCCGCATGCTGGAGGACGAGCCCGGTATCCTGTGCCTCAACGTCGGCGCCAGCAACCGCCACCGCGAGCAGCATGTGCCGGCGGCCAAATGGGTGGTGCGTTCCTTCCTGCCGAGGGTCAGGGCCCAGTATCCGGACGCGGGACATATCCTGCTGACGGCTGATCAGGAAAAGCTGGCCGCCCTGGCGGCACAGGATGCGCAGAAGCTTTGGCCGGAAGCCCGTATAGACTTCATCCGCGGCGGCACGCCGGCCTGGATGCGGGCCGGTCTCCCCTTTGCCACCGGCATGCCCTGTGCCCTGTGCCCCGAAGACGACATCTGGTACCGCCCCTATACGGACATCCATGCCTCCAAAGCCTCCATGCAAGGCTATTTTGATTGGGAATTCGGTCTGGTTGAAAAGATCAACGCTGACGGATGCGTCGCCTTTGACGTCAAACAGCGCTGA
- the tnpA gene encoding IS200/IS605 family transposase, with the protein MGTKAHSLAHTKWLCKYHIVFTPKYRRKIIFAQLRESIKEILQCLCKYKGVEILEGHLMPDHVHMLVSIPPKISVANFMGYLKGKSSLMIFDKHANLKYKFGNRKFWAEGYYVSTVGLNEATIKKYIQDQERHDIMRDKLTSREYQDPFKG; encoded by the coding sequence ATGGGAACCAAGGCTCATAGCCTAGCGCATACGAAATGGTTGTGCAAGTATCATATCGTCTTTACTCCAAAATATAGAAGAAAAATAATCTTCGCACAGCTCCGTGAAAGTATAAAAGAAATTCTGCAATGCCTCTGCAAATATAAAGGGGTTGAGATTCTGGAAGGGCATCTGATGCCGGATCATGTCCACATGCTGGTGTCCATTCCTCCTAAAATCAGTGTGGCAAATTTCATGGGCTACCTGAAAGGGAAAAGTTCGTTGATGATATTCGATAAGCACGCAAACCTTAAATATAAGTTTGGCAACAGAAAATTTTGGGCCGAAGGATATTATGTCAGTACGGTGGGGCTTAATGAGGCAACGATCAAAAAATATATCCAGGATCAGGAACGTCACGACATTATGAGAGACAAGCTGACATCACGCGAATATCAAGACCCCTTTAAGGGGTAG
- a CDS encoding IS5 family transposase (programmed frameshift) — translation MSKAEMLTDDQWSVLEPLFQKERTGAGRPQIHSDREVLNGVLWVLRTGAAWADLPDRFPSSATCYRRFSKWVKDGRLRKILESLARHLEDNGLINLEECFIDGTFVVAKKGAQKLGKTKRGKGTKLMVIADASGLPIAVYTDSANPHEVRLVQATINEIVTLGRPRRIIGDRAYDSDPLDEALASQGIELIAPHRKNRKKPATQDGRLLRRYKRRWKIERLFAWLNKFKKAITRWERCVERFTALVHLAFSMILLRRVIKIAH, via the exons ATGAGCAAAGCCGAAATGCTAACTGATGATCAATGGTCTGTCCTGGAACCTCTTTTTCAGAAAGAGCGCACAGGCGCAGGACGTCCACAAATTCATTCTGACAGAGAAGTTTTAAATGGCGTCCTCTGGGTCTTGCGTACAGGCGCGGCATGGGCGGACTTACCGGACAGGTTTCCATCTTCCGCAACTTGCTATCGGAGATTCAGCAAATGGGTAAAAGATGGAAGGCTTCGAAAAATTCTGGAGTCTCTGGCCCGGCATCTTGAAGATAATGGCCTGATAAATCTGGAAGAATGCTTCATTGACGGCACATTCGTTGTCGCAAAAAAAGGGGCCCAAAAGT TGGGAAAGACCAAGCGGGGCAAAGGTACGAAGCTCATGGTTATTGCTGACGCTTCTGGTTTACCTATCGCCGTGTACACGGATTCTGCTAACCCTCATGAAGTCAGACTTGTCCAGGCTACAATCAATGAAATTGTCACGTTGGGACGACCCCGAAGAATTATTGGGGATCGTGCCTATGACAGCGATCCGCTTGATGAAGCCCTTGCTTCTCAGGGAATTGAACTCATCGCGCCGCACCGCAAGAATCGTAAAAAGCCGGCGACGCAAGACGGACGGCTCTTGCGCCGTTACAAAAGAAGATGGAAAATTGAACGCCTTTTTGCGTGGCTTAACAAATTTAAAAAGGCAATAACTCGTTGGGAAAGGTGCGTTGAACGTTTTACGGCTCTTGTCCACCTTGCTTTTTCTATGATTTTGTTGAGAAGAGTTATAAAAATTGCCCATTAA
- a CDS encoding outer membrane homotrimeric porin, protein MKKIATLLLAAGLLFSAAGMAQAIDFKIRGQWIMAFDYGEHGAFTGGNGMTGYKKGNEDNFEARQRLRLQLDAVASENLSGSVIFEMGDQIWGQSATGGALGADGTVVEVKNAWLDWMVPDTDIKVRMGLQGFFLPSMTTGSQVWGDDAAGITASWQINENVALTALWARLYNDNFQGYGDDGLRKNYMDNVDVAALLLPLTFDGFRLTPWAMYAGIGPNSLDADHANDWKSVGVSGIQYLAGMLPAGGASHNSRMDLYGNAFWAGLTGELTLLDPWRIAWDLNYGSVSYDDTSANRAGWLASLLVEYDLGWTKPGIYGWYASGDDDDRGNGSERMPYLSVANVHNAWSHYAFNGNEYISREGAVGNGMTGTWGVGLQLRDVNVIEDLYQTFRVNLIGGTNDPGMAKWLSSQGLAANSGALSGTVGMDGLYLTRQDYALEWGLTSTTKVTENFTVALDVAYVALWLDHDSSVWGNSRMNGRNDEVRDAWNFSLSYMYSF, encoded by the coding sequence ATGAAAAAGATCGCAACGCTCCTCCTGGCCGCCGGCCTGCTCTTTTCCGCCGCAGGCATGGCCCAGGCCATCGACTTCAAGATCCGCGGCCAGTGGATCATGGCCTTTGATTACGGCGAGCATGGCGCCTTCACCGGCGGCAACGGCATGACCGGTTACAAGAAGGGCAACGAGGACAACTTCGAGGCCCGTCAGCGCCTGCGCCTGCAACTGGATGCCGTGGCCTCGGAAAACCTTTCCGGTTCCGTCATCTTTGAAATGGGCGACCAGATCTGGGGCCAGAGCGCCACCGGCGGTGCCCTGGGCGCCGACGGCACGGTGGTGGAAGTCAAGAACGCCTGGCTGGACTGGATGGTGCCGGATACCGACATCAAGGTCCGCATGGGCCTGCAGGGCTTTTTCCTGCCCAGCATGACCACCGGCAGCCAGGTGTGGGGCGATGACGCCGCCGGCATCACGGCCAGCTGGCAGATCAACGAGAACGTGGCCCTCACCGCTTTGTGGGCGCGCCTGTACAACGACAATTTCCAGGGCTACGGCGACGACGGCCTCCGCAAGAACTACATGGACAATGTGGATGTGGCGGCCCTGCTGCTGCCCCTGACCTTCGACGGTTTCCGCCTGACGCCCTGGGCCATGTACGCGGGCATCGGTCCCAACAGCCTTGATGCCGACCACGCCAACGACTGGAAGAGCGTGGGCGTTTCGGGCATCCAGTATCTGGCGGGCATGCTGCCTGCCGGTGGCGCGTCCCACAACAGCCGCATGGACCTGTACGGCAATGCCTTCTGGGCGGGCCTGACCGGTGAGCTGACCCTGCTGGATCCCTGGCGCATCGCCTGGGACCTGAACTACGGTTCCGTGAGCTATGACGACACTTCCGCCAACCGCGCCGGCTGGCTGGCCTCGCTGCTGGTGGAATACGATCTGGGCTGGACCAAGCCCGGCATCTACGGCTGGTACGCTTCCGGCGATGACGACGACCGCGGCAACGGTTCCGAGCGCATGCCCTATCTCAGCGTGGCCAACGTGCACAACGCCTGGTCGCACTATGCCTTCAACGGCAACGAGTACATCTCCCGCGAAGGCGCGGTGGGCAACGGCATGACGGGCACCTGGGGCGTGGGCCTGCAGCTGCGCGACGTCAACGTCATCGAAGACCTGTACCAGACCTTCCGCGTCAACCTCATCGGCGGTACCAACGACCCCGGCATGGCCAAGTGGCTGTCCTCGCAGGGGCTGGCGGCCAATTCCGGCGCCCTGTCCGGGACGGTGGGCATGGACGGCCTCTACCTGACCCGCCAGGACTATGCCCTGGAATGGGGCCTGACCAGCACCACGAAGGTGACCGAGAATTTCACCGTGGCCCTGGATGTGGCCTATGTGGCCCTGTGGCTGGATCATGACAGCAGCGTGTGGGGCAACAGCCGCATGAACGGCCGCAACGACGAAGTGCGCGACGCCTGGAACTTCAGCCTTTCCTACATGTACAGCTTCTAG
- a CDS encoding tripartite tricarboxylate transporter permease, translating into MTSTYLPDVLTWSNLLVLVCGSIGGLFFGAMPGLSPTMAVALLVPFTFYMPPVPSLLLLGAVYTSAVAGGSISAILLSIPGAPASIATLLDGYPMAKQGRAQETLYTTFFSSLIGGVVGALALIFLTPPMSEFAMKFGPSELFWTTVFGITVIAGLSSGAMLKGLFGGALGLLLACIGESNVTGEGRFIFHESLTSGIAIVPALIGLFAVPQVVEMMEDSHVIFERVKVQIKEGLLGKVIKKHVHYLRTLTIGSILGTIIGVIPGAGAQVAGLMAYDQVKKMDKNPERFGTGDPEGVCASECANNATVAPACIPLLTLSIPGSPTAAVLLGGLLIQGLLPGPELFTKNADITYPFIIGMFLAQFFMFGFGILASRYTHVVSNVPNYMMFGTVMILCVFGSYCVQNSFDDVLIMFSLGALMLLFKKLGIPSAPIVLGIILGPLAEENFLRGRLIANTDVGLWQYFFSGTLNQVLIGLCVLSLAYAIFSEIRFARRAKARLASQQKEAANA; encoded by the coding sequence ATGACTTCTACCTATTTGCCCGATGTCCTCACATGGTCCAATCTGCTGGTCCTTGTCTGCGGCTCCATCGGCGGGCTTTTCTTCGGGGCCATGCCGGGGCTGAGCCCGACCATGGCTGTGGCCCTGCTGGTGCCCTTCACCTTTTACATGCCTCCTGTTCCCTCACTGCTGCTCCTGGGCGCCGTGTATACTTCCGCCGTGGCAGGCGGGTCCATCTCGGCCATCCTGCTGAGCATTCCGGGGGCCCCGGCCTCCATCGCCACACTGCTTGACGGCTATCCCATGGCCAAGCAGGGACGTGCGCAGGAAACCCTCTACACCACCTTTTTCTCGTCCCTTATCGGCGGGGTCGTGGGGGCGCTCGCCCTGATCTTCCTTACGCCTCCCATGTCCGAATTCGCCATGAAGTTCGGTCCGTCCGAGCTGTTCTGGACGACGGTCTTCGGCATCACCGTCATCGCCGGCCTTTCTTCCGGCGCCATGCTCAAGGGCCTTTTCGGCGGCGCACTGGGCCTGCTGCTGGCCTGCATCGGCGAAAGCAACGTGACCGGGGAAGGACGGTTCATCTTCCACGAATCCCTGACGTCCGGCATCGCCATCGTCCCGGCCCTCATCGGCCTTTTTGCCGTGCCCCAGGTGGTCGAGATGATGGAAGACTCCCATGTCATTTTCGAAAGGGTGAAAGTCCAGATCAAGGAAGGTCTGCTGGGCAAGGTCATCAAGAAGCATGTCCATTATCTGCGCACCCTGACCATCGGCAGCATCCTGGGCACCATCATCGGCGTCATCCCCGGAGCCGGAGCTCAGGTGGCGGGCCTGATGGCCTATGACCAGGTGAAGAAGATGGACAAGAACCCCGAACGCTTCGGTACCGGGGATCCTGAAGGGGTCTGCGCCAGCGAATGCGCCAACAACGCCACGGTCGCTCCCGCCTGCATCCCCCTGCTGACCCTTTCCATCCCCGGCAGTCCCACGGCAGCCGTCCTGCTGGGCGGCCTGTTGATCCAGGGCCTGCTCCCCGGACCGGAACTGTTCACGAAAAATGCCGACATCACCTATCCCTTCATCATCGGCATGTTCCTGGCCCAGTTCTTCATGTTCGGCTTCGGCATCCTGGCTTCGCGCTATACCCATGTCGTCAGCAACGTCCCCAACTACATGATGTTCGGTACGGTGATGATCCTGTGCGTCTTCGGCTCTTACTGTGTGCAGAACAGCTTTGACGACGTGCTCATCATGTTCAGCCTGGGTGCGCTCATGCTGCTTTTCAAGAAGCTGGGCATCCCCAGCGCGCCCATCGTCCTGGGCATCATCCTGGGCCCCCTGGCCGAAGAGAACTTCCTGCGGGGCAGGCTGATCGCCAACACCGACGTAGGCCTCTGGCAGTACTTTTTCAGCGGGACGCTGAATCAGGTCCTTATCGGCTTGTGCGTCCTGTCTCTGGCATATGCCATCTTCAGCGAGATCCGCTTTGCCCGCAGGGCCAAGGCCAGGCTCGCCAGCCAGCAAAAGGAGGCCGCCAATGCCTAG
- a CDS encoding tripartite tricarboxylate transporter TctB family protein translates to MPREFAAAVVMTLIIAFFAFQLDGPQDEQSLLVPRFLLYLMAACNLGQYVQAFLHHRQKIDAIMTLKGYPLKRVGILCLLTVLYIGVLEIAGFYLSSFVYMIVVSLIAQPMQVTPAGVGKRILVSFACIGFLYLLFTVALTVQIPKGFMPF, encoded by the coding sequence ATGCCTAGGGAATTCGCTGCCGCTGTGGTCATGACCCTCATCATCGCCTTTTTTGCCTTCCAGCTCGACGGCCCCCAGGACGAACAGTCCCTGCTGGTGCCCCGGTTCCTCCTGTACCTGATGGCAGCATGCAATCTCGGCCAGTATGTGCAGGCCTTCCTGCACCACAGGCAGAAGATCGACGCCATCATGACGCTGAAGGGCTATCCCCTCAAAAGGGTCGGGATCCTCTGCCTGCTGACCGTCCTGTATATCGGCGTCCTCGAGATCGCCGGGTTCTATCTGTCCTCGTTCGTCTATATGATCGTCGTTTCGCTCATCGCCCAACCCATGCAGGTCACGCCGGCGGGCGTCGGCAAGCGGATACTCGTCTCCTTCGCCTGCATCGGTTTCCTCTACCTTCTGTTCACCGTCGCCCTGACGGTCCAGATCCCCAAGGGATTCATGCCGTTTTAA